A region of Sulfurimonas sp. DNA encodes the following proteins:
- a CDS encoding AraC family transcriptional regulator: protein MSKVISFLDIEEYTKQKLNTNTSDELIIPDTLGIGTFKHINISNGIGLTQIDIKVKKDFIIKNKFEKKMFSFTSFLQGDMLYHNYDFDISKKFETNQLNISALNCENGTSFYKKGSHVKAINIFTSSDFLKQNILEKNSDSKINTILYKLETKPYFDFINQSPCSYDTICKLHNISSLNSHNKLQKLFIQSQTYELLYDWLSSIQNIQQSSINQQEKAYLAKVQEYIILNLDKEISLKILAKLAATNETKLQQNFKLYFKTTVFKYILECRMIKAKNLLKKGKHSIFEISSFVGYKYQSNFSIAFFKKYGISPKNIIKSAY, encoded by the coding sequence ATGTCTAAAGTAATATCTTTTTTGGATATAGAAGAATATACCAAACAGAAACTAAATACAAATACTAGTGATGAACTTATTATTCCAGACACTTTGGGTATAGGTACTTTTAAACATATAAATATTTCCAATGGTATTGGATTGACTCAAATAGATATAAAAGTAAAAAAAGATTTCATAATAAAAAATAAATTTGAAAAAAAAATGTTTTCCTTTACTAGTTTTCTACAAGGAGATATGCTATATCATAATTATGATTTTGATATTAGTAAAAAATTTGAAACAAATCAACTCAATATTTCTGCTTTAAATTGTGAAAATGGTACAAGCTTTTACAAAAAAGGCTCACATGTAAAAGCGATAAATATTTTTACATCTAGTGATTTTTTAAAACAAAATATTTTAGAAAAAAATTCTGATTCTAAGATAAATACAATTTTGTATAAATTAGAAACAAAACCTTATTTTGATTTTATAAATCAATCCCCCTGTAGTTATGACACAATATGTAAATTACATAATATTTCATCATTAAATTCTCATAATAAACTTCAAAAACTATTTATACAAAGTCAAACTTATGAACTCTTATATGATTGGCTCTCATCTATACAAAATATACAACAGAGTTCTATAAATCAACAAGAAAAAGCATATTTAGCTAAAGTACAAGAGTATATAATACTTAATTTAGATAAGGAGATTAGTCTAAAAATACTAGCAAAATTAGCAGCTACAAATGAAACAAAATTACAACAAAATTTTAAGCTTTACTTCAAAACTACTGTATTTAAATATATTTTAGAATGTAGAATGATAAAAGCGAAAAATCTATTAAAAAAAGGTAAACATTCAATCTTTGAAATTTCTTCATTTGTAGGTTATAAATATCAAAGTAATTTTTCTATAGCTTTTTTTAAAAAATATGGAATCTCTCCAAAAAATATAATTAAGTCAGCTTATTGA
- a CDS encoding tyrosine-type recombinase/integrase: protein MAFPKLTATQHKGIYTYKHPIKGTVFVGSFKIGKDQYKRTVGYSNDDYKTNARMAFINKETLRAKYKNKDSQEIKKIYTFEKLFDEYIESVKQVQTTATIETKEYYFKKHIKNKIANKLINNIVPGEIQKIINEMLKNGYAPQTAKHLNNIIKATLNYAIRMKYINFNAANHVELPKFDNTVEYTLTNDEAKKLFSTILNFNELVYRGIFTFLFHGHRKSEILNLKWDYIDLNNRVYEIPAKINKAKKNKKHPITDILFEILLNIDDKSEYIFKSPVTGTKFKDIRKAWVRIKKEAKITKSFRIHDIRHLIGNTTINELGLSSNVAAAILGHSTNAMVEERYSDVRVDTISKGLNLIFEHLK from the coding sequence ATGGCTTTTCCAAAGTTAACCGCAACACAACATAAAGGAATCTATACATACAAACATCCAATTAAAGGAACTGTATTTGTAGGCTCATTTAAAATAGGTAAAGATCAATATAAAAGAACAGTAGGTTATAGTAACGACGATTATAAGACAAATGCCAGAATGGCATTTATAAATAAAGAAACTCTTAGAGCTAAATATAAAAATAAAGACTCTCAAGAGATTAAAAAAATTTATACATTTGAAAAACTTTTTGATGAATATATAGAATCAGTTAAACAAGTGCAAACCACAGCAACAATAGAAACGAAAGAATACTACTTTAAAAAGCATATAAAAAATAAAATAGCTAATAAGCTAATAAATAATATTGTCCCAGGTGAAATCCAAAAAATTATAAACGAAATGTTAAAAAATGGTTATGCTCCTCAGACTGCAAAGCATTTAAATAATATTATAAAAGCAACATTAAACTATGCTATTAGAATGAAATACATAAATTTTAATGCTGCCAATCATGTAGAACTTCCAAAATTTGACAACACCGTTGAATATACGCTTACAAATGATGAAGCAAAAAAGCTCTTTTCTACAATTTTAAATTTTAATGAGTTAGTGTATAGAGGTATATTCACTTTTTTATTTCATGGACATCGAAAATCAGAGATTTTAAATCTTAAGTGGGATTATATAGATTTAAATAATAGAGTTTATGAAATACCGGCAAAGATAAATAAAGCAAAGAAAAATAAAAAACATCCGATTACAGATATTTTATTTGAGATTCTTTTAAACATAGATGATAAAAGTGAATATATTTTTAAGTCTCCAGTAACTGGAACTAAGTTTAAAGATATTAGAAAAGCATGGGTAAGAATAAAAAAAGAAGCAAAAATTACTAAATCATTCCGCATACACGATATAAGACATTTAATAGGTAACACAACAATAAATGAGCTTGGACTTAGTTCTAATGTTGCAGCAGCAATCTTAGGGCATTCAACTAATGCAATGGTAGAAGAACGGTACAGCGATGTAAGAGTAGACACTATATCAAAAGGTCTTAATTTAATATTTGAGCATTTAAAATAG
- a CDS encoding radical SAM protein, with translation MLEYSYPLYRPPAEADNIIIQATYGCSYNNCTFCSMYKTKSFEVRVIEDVFRDVDTLSHSYPDARKVFLADGDALALDTDYLLKLLLYLKQSFVKLGRVSLYASAQNILNKSSQELEALKENGLNLIYYGVETGSDTVLKKITKGVNQSEIIESLNKASDAGLKISATVILGMGGIKYSDEHIKKSAEVMNATRVNYLSTLQLGLEEDAKEKFYKHFNDFEKLDDIELLQEQKKFLELLNPTNNVIFRSNHASNALHLAGNLPREKARLIEELNNALIVGERAFVPQMFRGF, from the coding sequence ATGCTAGAATATTCATACCCGCTTTACAGACCACCTGCAGAAGCTGACAATATCATCATACAAGCTACATACGGTTGTAGCTACAATAACTGCACATTTTGCTCTATGTACAAAACAAAGAGCTTTGAAGTAAGAGTCATAGAAGATGTCTTTAGAGATGTTGATACCCTTTCTCACTCATATCCAGATGCTAGAAAAGTATTTTTAGCAGACGGAGATGCTCTAGCCCTTGATACGGACTATCTGTTAAAACTGCTTTTGTACTTAAAACAATCATTTGTAAAATTAGGACGCGTTTCTCTATACGCATCTGCACAAAACATACTTAACAAATCTAGTCAAGAGTTAGAAGCGTTAAAAGAAAATGGTTTAAATCTTATTTACTACGGAGTAGAGACGGGCAGTGACACAGTTTTAAAGAAGATAACAAAAGGTGTAAATCAAAGCGAAATCATCGAGTCACTAAATAAAGCCTCAGATGCAGGACTGAAAATATCTGCAACAGTCATACTTGGCATGGGTGGAATAAAGTATTCAGATGAGCATATAAAGAAAAGTGCAGAAGTCATGAATGCCACAAGAGTAAACTACCTCTCAACTTTGCAACTAGGACTTGAAGAAGATGCAAAGGAAAAATTTTACAAACACTTCAACGACTTTGAGAAGTTGGATGATATAGAACTACTGCAAGAGCAAAAAAAGTTTTTAGAACTATTAAACCCAACTAACAATGTCATATTTCGTTCGAACCACGCTTCTAATGCTCTGCATCTAGCAGGGAACTTACCAAGAGAAAAGGCTAGACTCATAGAAGAACTGAATAATGCTTTAATCGTTGGCGAGAGGGCTTTTGTACCTCAGATGTTTAGAGGGTTCTAA
- the mnmH gene encoding tRNA 2-selenouridine(34) synthase MnmH: protein MFSNDFKSIVLNSTPLIDVRASVEFKKGSFPHAVNLPIINDEERHKIGTCYKQHGNNEAVKLGYKLVSGRIKNERVQAWSNFIKENSDAKLFCFRGGQRSKISQEWLSQSGNDISRIKGGYKAFRNYLITEIEESINNFKPVILGGRTGSGKTILLKTLKNSIDLEGLANHRGSSFGQKNTPQPSQINFENDMAYELIKKLDKSLKYIVFEDEGNRIGSVFIPKIFADYLSKAPLIILETPIKKRVEITFYEYVLQAQTMYANNIEKWRDEILGAMHRIKKRLGSQRHKEVCDIFEKAFNEQLQKNSIEGHKKWIEFLLIEYYDPMYDYQIQKRFEQVEFRGSSEEIVEYLAKKYMSIS, encoded by the coding sequence ATGTTCAGTAATGACTTCAAGTCTATCGTTTTAAACTCTACACCTCTTATTGATGTCCGTGCTTCTGTGGAATTTAAAAAAGGTTCATTTCCTCATGCAGTAAATCTGCCAATTATTAATGATGAGGAGAGACATAAAATAGGGACTTGTTATAAACAACATGGTAATAACGAAGCTGTAAAACTTGGGTATAAACTTGTTAGCGGTAGGATTAAAAATGAGCGTGTTCAAGCATGGTCGAACTTTATAAAAGAAAATTCTGATGCCAAGCTTTTTTGCTTTAGAGGTGGTCAACGCTCAAAAATATCACAAGAATGGCTTAGCCAATCAGGGAACGATATTTCAAGAATTAAAGGTGGTTATAAAGCCTTTAGAAATTATCTTATAACTGAAATAGAAGAGTCTATCAACAATTTTAAGCCAGTTATCCTTGGTGGCCGTACAGGCTCTGGAAAAACAATCCTACTTAAAACTTTAAAAAACTCTATAGACCTTGAAGGTCTAGCAAATCACAGAGGTTCATCTTTTGGTCAAAAAAATACTCCACAACCTTCACAAATAAATTTTGAAAATGATATGGCTTATGAGCTTATTAAAAAACTGGATAAGAGTTTAAAATACATAGTTTTTGAAGATGAAGGTAATCGTATTGGTAGTGTATTTATCCCTAAAATTTTTGCAGACTATCTTTCCAAAGCTCCACTAATAATACTTGAAACACCAATAAAGAAAAGAGTAGAGATAACATTTTATGAATATGTACTCCAAGCACAAACAATGTATGCAAATAATATTGAAAAATGGAGGGATGAAATACTGGGTGCGATGCATAGAATAAAAAAAAGACTTGGGAGCCAGAGGCATAAAGAGGTCTGTGATATATTTGAAAAAGCTTTTAATGAGCAGTTACAAAAAAACTCGATTGAAGGACATAAAAAATGGATAGAGTTTCTTTTAATTGAGTATTATGATCCAATGTATGACTATCAAATTCAAAAACGATTTGAACAAGTAGAGTTTAGAGGTTCAAGCGAAGAAATAGTTGAGTATTTAGCAAAAAAGTATATGTCAATAAGCTGA
- a CDS encoding TonB-dependent receptor yields the protein MIKKTKWVAIVLSIITSSILMAETTILNDITVTANKQGNKKVSQIAGSVSVVDDIKIADQNIDETTKLTSLTPSFYITKTGPTAMTTFASMRGITGGMTGIPAVGFYVDDIYYSGLDMALFDIERIEILKGPQGTLYGRNSEAGIVNIVTKKGKMKDSAKIGIDYSSFNTIKTNAYINKIINKDTVLRAAIRYTKTDGYFTNKYNNDDKIGKNITTDFRVFLDRRINDKLKFTLGYEKQDSDSPSYAQFAAYDSKDLRKDINVDALGKTSKKSQGLNLNLKYDTEDMKIVSITSVRDEQYKSANDVDFNPFDLVYLDLAKDIDYISEELKFMSNNNDDFEWIGGVFLLLEKDKREYNTWMNFANMGMGVPGETLNQKSDTKTTGTALFGEVSKIIYDIKITFGLRYDREKKEFNYTQTGIGGVGMLAAMGYANETGNKSKTFDAWLPKLSLMYEKNENFIPYVIISKGYRSGGFNDKEKMGTSYKPEFTTNYEIGFKSSLANNLSLNGSLYYIKWDDMQVEVLVGTSVYTDNASTATSKGVELELDYMPTDNLSISMGISKVEAKYDSYSRGTVNYSGKKVVDVPETTFNLSSTYRDASGIYASVNYSKFGKLYFDNGNTKSQSYAISNIKIGYEEDDYDVYIYGNNILDEEYKTRAFEVSNAWYARAGAPQSFGVALNYRF from the coding sequence ATGATAAAAAAAACTAAATGGGTAGCAATAGTATTGAGTATAATAACATCAAGTATATTGATGGCAGAAACAACAATACTCAATGATATCACAGTTACAGCAAACAAACAAGGCAACAAAAAAGTATCTCAAATTGCGGGAAGTGTTAGTGTTGTAGATGATATTAAAATTGCAGATCAGAATATTGATGAAACAACAAAACTAACAAGCTTGACTCCTAGTTTTTACATAACCAAAACAGGACCAACTGCCATGACTACATTTGCTTCTATGCGAGGGATTACAGGTGGAATGACAGGAATACCTGCTGTTGGGTTTTATGTAGATGATATATATTATAGTGGGCTAGATATGGCTTTATTTGATATAGAGAGAATTGAAATATTAAAAGGACCTCAAGGTACTTTATATGGTAGAAATTCTGAAGCTGGTATTGTAAATATAGTAACAAAAAAAGGTAAAATGAAAGATAGTGCTAAAATTGGGATTGATTACTCCTCATTTAATACTATTAAAACAAATGCTTATATAAATAAGATTATCAATAAAGATACAGTATTAAGAGCAGCTATTAGATATACAAAAACAGATGGCTATTTTACAAATAAGTATAACAATGATGATAAGATAGGTAAAAATATAACTACAGACTTTAGAGTATTTTTAGATAGAAGAATAAATGATAAATTAAAATTTACTTTAGGGTATGAAAAGCAAGATAGTGATTCTCCATCTTATGCACAATTTGCAGCTTATGATTCAAAAGATTTAAGAAAAGATATCAATGTAGATGCCTTGGGTAAAACATCTAAAAAGTCACAAGGACTAAATTTAAACTTAAAGTATGATACTGAAGATATGAAAATTGTATCAATAACTTCTGTAAGAGATGAACAATATAAAAGTGCAAATGATGTAGATTTTAATCCATTTGATTTAGTATATTTAGATTTAGCAAAAGATATAGATTATATAAGTGAAGAGTTGAAATTTATGTCAAATAACAATGATGATTTTGAGTGGATTGGTGGAGTGTTTTTATTATTAGAAAAAGATAAAAGAGAATACAATACTTGGATGAATTTTGCCAATATGGGTATGGGAGTACCGGGAGAAACTTTAAATCAAAAAAGTGATACCAAAACAACAGGAACAGCCCTTTTTGGTGAAGTTAGTAAAATAATATATGATATAAAAATTACTTTTGGTCTTAGGTATGATAGAGAGAAAAAAGAATTTAACTATACCCAAACTGGTATTGGTGGAGTTGGTATGTTAGCAGCAATGGGGTATGCTAACGAAACTGGCAATAAAAGTAAAACATTTGATGCTTGGTTACCAAAACTATCTTTAATGTATGAAAAAAATGAAAATTTTATACCTTATGTCATTATTTCTAAAGGATATAGAAGTGGTGGATTTAATGATAAAGAGAAAATGGGAACATCTTATAAACCTGAATTTACTACAAATTATGAAATAGGTTTCAAATCATCACTTGCAAATAATTTAAGTTTAAACGGCTCTTTATACTATATAAAATGGGATGATATGCAAGTAGAAGTTTTAGTAGGAACTTCTGTATATACTGATAATGCTTCAACAGCTACAAGTAAAGGTGTTGAATTAGAATTGGACTATATGCCAACAGATAACTTAAGTATCTCTATGGGAATATCTAAAGTGGAGGCTAAATATGATTCTTATTCAAGGGGAACAGTAAATTATAGTGGGAAAAAAGTTGTTGATGTACCTGAAACTACTTTTAATCTTAGTTCTACTTATAGAGATGCAAGTGGTATATATGCAAGTGTAAACTATTCAAAATTTGGTAAATTGTACTTTGATAATGGAAATACAAAATCACAAAGTTATGCTATTTCAAATATCAAGATTGGATATGAAGAAGATGATTATGATGTATATATTTATGGAAATAATATCTTAGATGAAGAGTATAAAACAAGAGCCTTCGAAGTAAGTAATGCTTGGTATGCAAGAGCAGGAGCACCACAAAGTTTTGGAGTAGCTCTTAACTATAGATTTTAA